A stretch of DNA from Mucilaginibacter daejeonensis:
AATTGCCGGTAACATCATCGTTCGTCAACGTGGTACCAGACATAACCCAGATCAGAACGTAGGTATCGGTCGCGACCATACTTTGTTCGCTTTGATCGATGGTAAGGTAGTATTCAAAAAGAAAGCTGACAACCGTTCATACGTATCAGTACTTCCTTTTGAGACCGCTGACGTAGCTGTTGAAGCAACTCCGGTAACTAAAGTTGCTGTTGAAGCTGAAACCGTAGCTCCATCTGACGGTAAAGCAAAGAAAGCCGCTAAAGCAGAAGAAGCTCCAAAAGCTGAGACCGCTACAGAAGGCGAAGAAGTAGTAGCTGAGTAATTATCAGGGTATAGCCCTTATAATTCATACCATACAAAAGCCCGATCATGAAAATGACCGGGCTTTTTTGTTAGCAAATATTTTTTTTGATGACGAAATCGCTGCTGAATCTAAAGCAATAGTTGTCTACCTTACCCGCAGTACAAGGTGACCGATATTACCTCGACCATTGCAAGACATGTACATGGACCTTTGACGTGAGTTATTGGCCGTCAACAGCGCCGAAGCAAGCGTTAAAATGGTGTTACATTTGCAAAAAAGTGTTACAGCGATGTAACAGAATTCCCCAAGTTTCCCCACTTTTTAAGATCACGAAATTCGTAAAAACCCAACTTTTTCAAGCAAAAGCATACAAAAAGTTAGAATGTAACACTAATTGTAACGCTGTAACACCAAAATGTAACACTCAAGTGTGATGTTATAATGTCGCGATCGCACCCTTACAACCTCTTTAACGACCACCGATCACCAAATTCGTAACACAAAAAAAGCGACCATCCGGTTAAGGATGGTCGCTTTTTTTGTGTTATGGATCAGGCTGCTTATTTAGCAGGCTTGGCGTTCTTTACGTAAGTGTTCAGCCAGGTCAATTGCTCCCAAAGCTTGTGCATCAGGTTCTCGCGACCGCGGTAACCGTGGGCCTCATAAGGCAGGTACACAAAGCGTACGGTACCACCAAAACCTTTGATCGCAGCGAACAAACGCTCACTGTTGATCGGGTATGTTCCGGTGTTATCATCAGCATCGCCGTGGGTCAAATGCAAAGGCGTTTTGATCTTGTCAGCATAGCTGAAAGGGCTCATTTCATAATACAGCTTAGGTGCTTCCCAGTAAGTACGCTCCTCATTTTGGAAACCAAAAGGAGTGAGGGTACGGTTGTAAGCACCACTTTCGGCCAAACCAGCTTTGAACAGGTTAGTGTGCGCTAGCAAGTTAGCGGTCATGAACGCACCATAGCTATGGCCGCCTACGGCCACGCGGTTACGGTCGCCCACGCCAAGGTCTGATAGTTTGTCGATCGCTGCTTTAGCGTTCATCTCCAGCTGCTCAACAAAAGTGTCGTTAGGTTTTTTGCCATCTTTAGATACGATAGGCATTGAAGCATTATCCAACACTGCATAACCTTGGGTAACAAAGAAGATGGCACCACCCGGGTTAATGGTGATAAAGCGGTCCTTTGATCCACGGATCTGTGCGGCATCATCGGCCGAATTGAACTCCGCAGGGTAGGCCCAGATCAGTACCGGTAGCGGTCCGTCCTTTTCTTTGTTGTATCCTTTTGGCAGGTAAAGGTCGCCGGTCATGTCCACCCCGTCCGAGCGTTTGTATTTCAACTTCTCCTTGGTCACACCGGCCATTTGCGGGTAGGGGTTGGTGAAGTTGGTGATCGGGCGGTCGGCTATCCTCAGCATCAGGTTCTTGATGAAATAGTTAGGAACCTCGGTTTGGGTCTCACGGCGGGTCACCAATACCAGTTTGGCCGGGTCGAGGACGTCATACACATATTCGTACTGACCTTCCTGGCTGCGCCAAATGATGTCGCTCTTCTTGGTGTTCAGGTCAAAAGTAGCCAGGAACGGCAGGTCTCCTTTAGGTGATGAACCTACCATGTTGTTCATCAACAGTTTGGTGCCATTCTGTATAGGCATCACCACGCTTCGGCCGTATTTGTTCTTGTCGGTCACCGGTTCGCCCAGGTTACCGTAAACGTCGGTCTGGCTGCGATCCCACAGTTTCTCCATTTTGGAGTTGGTGGAGTTGTAGCGGCTCACGCGGTTCAGTTGCTTGGAACGCAGGCCTTCGTAAACCAGCGCCAGGTCAGCAGTACCCCATTGTACGTTACGGAAACGCATCTCGGTCTTGAACAATTCCTTAGCCTCCCCAGTGAACGGAGCGCTCAGGGCATACACCGCATCGTGGAAATCCACTTTTTTACGGATCAGGCCGCTATCCAAAGGCATAGCCCAGGTCACGGTAGCCGGCTCGTCGTCGCGCCAGTCGAAGCTGCGAGGCACGTTCTGCATGTTATCATAACCTGATGGTCTGATCTCGCCTGATGGCAGGTTGGCCAAAGTTTTCACCACTTTACCGGTCATATCCGTAATGGTCACGGTAGATGGGAACGCTTGAGCAGGTACCAGGTACGAGAACGGTTTGTGCAAAGTACGCATCATGATATATTTTTTATCAGGCGATACGCTTGTCACGGCATAAATAGCGGGTTTGCCAATGTAGGTCTCTACACCATTCTTGTTGATGGCCAGTTGCGAAGTGGCATAAAAATCAAAAAGCTTTTCATCATACGGCGTTTTGATCAGATCCTGATAGGTCACACTTGGCGCGGATTTACCTAAGTTCTGTTGAACCACCGGGCCGGTTGGCGTAGCTGGTTTAACAGGGGCCATAGCGGCAGGCTTACTGATCACGCGGTACATCAGGGTATTGTTATCTACCCAGGCCACACCGCCACCCATCACGTTGTTCAATGCCAACTTGTTCATTTTAGTGGCTTTTTGAGTGAGGGTATTGATCACATACAGGTCAACACTTTTGGCGTTGGTTTGCGTGATGGCGATCTTGGTTTGATCAGGGCTCCAGGTCATGCCTGTGGCATTGAGGTTGGCAGGCAAACCCACGATAGGGTAGGTCTTGTCGGTCTTGATGTTCTTTAAGGTCAGGCCACTGTAGGCGATCACCTGGCGGCTTGGCGCAAAGTTGTTAGGGTTGATACGCATACCGGCTATGCGCATCTCTGGCCTAGCCAGCTCTTCTACCGAAGGTAGAGCATTACGCTGGCTGATCACCATCCATTCGCCTTTGGAATCGATGCTGATCGATGGCGTTGGCTTGGCCAGCAGCAGATCGGTCATGGCCTGAGGTGGGCGTTGGTATACCACAGCATCCTGACCATGTGCCAGATAACTGCCCGTAAGCAGTAGCGCGATGAGTAACGGTTTTTTCATAAAGTTAATTGAGTTAAGTGGTGCTCAAGTTACCTTTATCTGCGCACAATCCTACGACGGCTCACGTTTACATCACTTTTTTTACAAAGTTGCCAACGGGTGCTAAGCAAGGGTTAGCCGTGTGAGATACTGACCGTGCTCATCCTCGTAAAGCACCTCTATATCAAAGCCATGTTCGGCCACAATAGCTGTAAGCCTTTGCTCATCAATGTATAACCAGTTGAACTCGTCGGTACGTTGCCCTTTGTATTCGTACTGGTAAGTGATCTCGCCATGATAACGGTCGGTAGGCAGATCGCCTTCATACAAGTAGGCTACGTCAGACGAATCAAAAATGATCTGTCCGCCTTTGGCCAGTAGCGTTTTTAATTGCTCCAATAACTTTGATAGACCATCAACAGTGCCGGCTAAACCAATGCCATTCATCAAGAGTAATATCGTGTCGAACTGACGCCCGCTGTATTTAAAGATGTCATCTGCACAGATCTCTTTCACTCCACGTTCCTTCATCACCGCAACAGCCAACGGCGATATATCCATCGCTAACACATCGTAACCCCGGTTCTGCAATTCTAAAGCGTGGCTACCCGCTCCGGCACCTACGTCCAACACGTTGCCCCGGCATTCGTTCAGGGCTACCCATTCCAGGTCGGGCATGTCGTCCTCATCACGAAAGTAAACATCTACGGGCATTTCTTCCTTTGGCCCGTAGCGGTTGTTGATCCATAGCTTGGCAGGAGTAAGCTGATGATAATGGTCGTGAATGGCCTGCCCGAGTACATCTTTCATTATGCTACAAAGCTACTTATCTGTAACGGGTATTTGCCTATTTTTGAGCTGATGACCTTCAATATCCCACTGCTCATTTTTCTGTTGACCGGTATGGCGCTGAGCGTTGCTTTCAAAAAGCTGACCTTAACTGCAGCGACTTGCGGTGTAGTGTGTGCCTTGCTGGTATATGCTGGCGCTGGTTATACCGGGGTGATCATGATGACCACTTTTTTTGTGATCGGTACATTAGCTACATCGCATAAAGCTTCCGTGAAACAAGTGCTCGTTACAGAAGGCCCGGAGCACCAAAGGCGAACCATCACCCAGGTACTGGCCAATGCTGGTGTTCCTGCACTTGCCGGACTTTTCTCCTTATTGACGAACGAGGGCTCAGCGATATGGCAACTAAGTATAGCCGCAGCATTTTCGGCGGCTACTGCGGATACGATGGCCTCTGAGCTGGGCACGGTATACGGTAAACGGTTCTATAACATCCTTTCCATGCGGCCTGACCAACGTGGCGCGGATGGCGTGGTCAGCTTAGAGGGTACGTTGATCGGTGTGTTGGGAAGTAGCGTTATCGCGCTTATTTCGGTACTTGGGAATGAAGGCACCCTTACGACATTCTTCCTTATAATGGTCTCTGGCACGGCAGGTAACCTGATGGACTCCATATTGGGTGCGGCTTTGGAGAGGCGAGGAGTGATCAAAAATGATATGGTAAATTTTATCAACACCCTGACCGCAGCGCTGATCGCTATAGCACTATTTGCAATGCTTTAAGCAGAGAGGAAAGATGCAGAAAGAATTGAGAAATGCTTTTGCAAATATTACGGAGATATTCTACATTTGCCACCCCAACGGAGAGGTGTCAGAGTGATCGAATGTGCCTGATTCGAAATCAGGTGTACTGTAACAGGTACCGGGGGTTTGAATCCCTCCCTCTCCGCAATTGATCAGTTATTTACGGTTCGTAACAACCGTAAATAACCGGTCATACCTTAACAAACCAGATCGAAGAAGTTCTACATCTTTTTCAGTCTATACTGCATCTCATTTTTAATACCTTCGTCCATTACGTTGGCATATTTCTTCATTACATCAATAGCATCTTTGGTTCCTATGCTATACAATGCCCAACTGAACCATTTGGCTATGGCCTCAGATTCGGCCGCGGTATACTCCAGAAAATCGAAATTGGTCTCTAATACTTTGTCAATATATTCGACGCTGGTAGGGCTTTTTAGCAATTGAATGTGTTTAGCTATTTCTTGATGTTTATGATGGTATGGATGTGACAGTAATTTATTCAGAATATCAACAAATTCAACTGATGGTCCCGAAACATCTATAAGGGTGATAACCAAGTCCAAGTTGTCCGGTTCGTTGATTTTAATTGCCCTATTCAACTCAGATATAACATATTGTTTATCTTTACAGATGTCAACTGAATAGTCAGCTAACAGATTTCCACGTGTAATGCTACCAAGTAAATAATACCTAAGTAGATCTCTGTCGTTCTGAGTCATATCAATGGAGCTTACTTATTTAGCAAATCT
This window harbors:
- a CDS encoding DUF92 domain-containing protein, which encodes MTFNIPLLIFLLTGMALSVAFKKLTLTAATCGVVCALLVYAGAGYTGVIMMTTFFVIGTLATSHKASVKQVLVTEGPEHQRRTITQVLANAGVPALAGLFSLLTNEGSAIWQLSIAAAFSAATADTMASELGTVYGKRFYNILSMRPDQRGADGVVSLEGTLIGVLGSSVIALISVLGNEGTLTTFFLIMVSGTAGNLMDSILGAALERRGVIKNDMVNFINTLTAALIAIALFAML
- a CDS encoding class I SAM-dependent methyltransferase, encoding MKDVLGQAIHDHYHQLTPAKLWINNRYGPKEEMPVDVYFRDEDDMPDLEWVALNECRGNVLDVGAGAGSHALELQNRGYDVLAMDISPLAVAVMKERGVKEICADDIFKYSGRQFDTILLLMNGIGLAGTVDGLSKLLEQLKTLLAKGGQIIFDSSDVAYLYEGDLPTDRYHGEITYQYEYKGQRTDEFNWLYIDEQRLTAIVAEHGFDIEVLYEDEHGQYLTRLTLA
- the rpmA gene encoding 50S ribosomal protein L27, with the translated sequence MAHKKGAGSSKNGRESHSKRLGIKIFGGQPAIAGNIIVRQRGTRHNPDQNVGIGRDHTLFALIDGKVVFKKKADNRSYVSVLPFETADVAVEATPVTKVAVEAETVAPSDGKAKKAAKAEEAPKAETATEGEEVVAE
- a CDS encoding alpha/beta hydrolase family protein, encoding MKKPLLIALLLTGSYLAHGQDAVVYQRPPQAMTDLLLAKPTPSISIDSKGEWMVISQRNALPSVEELARPEMRIAGMRINPNNFAPSRQVIAYSGLTLKNIKTDKTYPIVGLPANLNATGMTWSPDQTKIAITQTNAKSVDLYVINTLTQKATKMNKLALNNVMGGGVAWVDNNTLMYRVISKPAAMAPVKPATPTGPVVQQNLGKSAPSVTYQDLIKTPYDEKLFDFYATSQLAINKNGVETYIGKPAIYAVTSVSPDKKYIMMRTLHKPFSYLVPAQAFPSTVTITDMTGKVVKTLANLPSGEIRPSGYDNMQNVPRSFDWRDDEPATVTWAMPLDSGLIRKKVDFHDAVYALSAPFTGEAKELFKTEMRFRNVQWGTADLALVYEGLRSKQLNRVSRYNSTNSKMEKLWDRSQTDVYGNLGEPVTDKNKYGRSVVMPIQNGTKLLMNNMVGSSPKGDLPFLATFDLNTKKSDIIWRSQEGQYEYVYDVLDPAKLVLVTRRETQTEVPNYFIKNLMLRIADRPITNFTNPYPQMAGVTKEKLKYKRSDGVDMTGDLYLPKGYNKEKDGPLPVLIWAYPAEFNSADDAAQIRGSKDRFITINPGGAIFFVTQGYAVLDNASMPIVSKDGKKPNDTFVEQLEMNAKAAIDKLSDLGVGDRNRVAVGGHSYGAFMTANLLAHTNLFKAGLAESGAYNRTLTPFGFQNEERTYWEAPKLYYEMSPFSYADKIKTPLHLTHGDADDNTGTYPINSERLFAAIKGFGGTVRFVYLPYEAHGYRGRENLMHKLWEQLTWLNTYVKNAKPAK